From Pelagicoccus sp. SDUM812003, a single genomic window includes:
- the prfB gene encoding peptide chain release factor 2 (programmed frameshift) yields the protein MIKPETKALHDEMEKRAGYLWRYLDVDNKKAKVKELEAKMAVEGFWDDPTAAQELIGEANQLKGVVNGMTGFKTKLEDARAMEELLNEEGVEETSDEAAELHEAAVSLKEELDELEIQCYLDKPHDRCSALLTINAGAGGTESCDWADMLFRMYSRWAERRGFKVEIIDMLPGEEAGLDKVTMRISGENAFGYANAERGVHRLVRISPFDSNKRRHTSFCAVDVVAEIEEDLDIVIEDKDLREDTYRSSGKGGQHVNKTDSAVRLTHLPTGIVVACQSDRSQHKNRATAMKLLKARLYEKMEDEKRSAMEKVYGEKGEIGWGNQIRSYVFQPYQMVKDLRTGVETGNIQAVMDGDIDRFINGWLRAGSPRSRNKEIQIEE from the exons ATGATCAAGCCTGAGACCAAAGCTTTGCACGACGAGATGGAGAAGAGAGCGGGATACCTTTGGAGGTATCTT GACGTCGACAACAAGAAGGCGAAAGTCAAGGAGCTCGAGGCCAAGATGGCTGTGGAGGGCTTTTGGGACGACCCGACCGCGGCCCAGGAGCTGATCGGCGAAGCGAACCAACTCAAGGGCGTGGTTAACGGCATGACCGGTTTCAAAACGAAACTGGAGGACGCTCGCGCCATGGAGGAGCTGCTCAACGAAGAGGGCGTCGAGGAAACTTCCGACGAGGCGGCTGAGCTGCATGAGGCGGCGGTGTCGCTCAAGGAGGAGCTCGACGAGCTGGAAATCCAGTGCTACCTGGATAAGCCACACGATCGATGCAGCGCCTTGCTGACCATCAACGCCGGCGCCGGTGGCACCGAGTCCTGCGATTGGGCGGACATGCTGTTTCGCATGTATTCGCGCTGGGCCGAGCGCCGCGGATTCAAGGTGGAGATCATCGACATGCTGCCGGGCGAAGAAGCCGGACTGGACAAGGTGACGATGCGGATTTCAGGAGAAAACGCCTTTGGCTACGCCAACGCTGAGCGCGGGGTGCACCGCTTGGTGCGCATTAGCCCGTTCGACTCCAACAAGCGCCGCCACACCTCCTTCTGCGCCGTCGACGTGGTGGCGGAAATCGAGGAGGATCTCGATATCGTGATCGAGGACAAGGATTTGCGAGAGGATACCTACCGCTCGAGCGGCAAGGGCGGGCAGCACGTCAACAAGACGGACTCAGCGGTGCGCCTGACCCACCTGCCGACCGGGATCGTGGTGGCCTGTCAAAGCGATCGGTCGCAGCACAAGAACCGGGCCACCGCTATGAAGCTGCTCAAGGCCCGTCTTTACGAAAAGATGGAGGACGAGAAGCGCAGCGCCATGGAAAAGGTTTATGGCGAGAAGGGCGAAATCGGCTGGGGAAACCAGATCCGAAGCTACGTCTTTCAGCCCTATCAGATGGTGAAGGACCTGCGAACCGGGGTGGAAACCGGCAACATCCAGGCGGTGATGGATGGCGACATCGACCGCTTCATCAACGGCTGGCTTCGGGCCGGCTCGCCGCGCTCCCGCAACAAGGAGATCCAGATCGAGGAGTAG